A window from Rhineura floridana isolate rRhiFlo1 chromosome 17, rRhiFlo1.hap2, whole genome shotgun sequence encodes these proteins:
- the ABCC6 gene encoding ATP-binding cassette sub-family C member 6 isoform X2 translates to MSGANWLCNTSEDQFAELWDWNLTWYTATPSFTSCFESTVLVWIPCVYLWVLFPFYHFYLRKNCRGYIRMSAIFKAKMVLGFALVLLCISTSFYILWEVTRRIPRAPGFIIGPPLQVVTMVLVVFLTQMERLKGVQSSGILLAYWLLCFLSAIIPFTSKIQHALKGGFGEEPFHHIASYIYFTLILSELMLCCFVDQPPFFSKVIDDANPCPEAGACFASKITFWWFAGLVWKGYRQPLQTDDLWSLTKENSSEEIVAKIEDAWNKNYARATQTADSMKFKRVQESSETIEETTILLQPESNKSTLLLKAFWTVFGTYFLVGTLSLVIGDVLLFLIPKTLSLFLDFITNPEAPYWKGYLYAIVMFLLACLETLFEQQYMYMCLVLGVRLKTAVTDLVYRKILVMSNTAKKATTEGEIVNLVSVDVQKLMELVIYFNGTWLAPIRILICFVFLWQLLGPSALTAVAVFSFLLPLNFAISKKRSQFQEAQMKYKDSRAKLTSAVLSDIKILKLHGWEKNFMGKVLGIRTQELQALRASQLLFSVSLASFHSSTFLIAFIMFAVYTLVDEQNVLDVQKAFVSLALINILNRAHSFLPFSINAVMQAKISLKRLAAFLCLEELDQTETDSGSLDCMLDGVVVRNGTFCWCREGPPCLKRINLAIPRGSLCAVVGQVGAGKSSLLSALLGELHKTEGILAMKGTVAFVPQKPWIQNASVEDNITFGQKMDRRWYDRVVRACALQLDLDSFPAGSQTEIGEKGINISGGQKQRLSLARAVYKKASVYLLDDPLSAVDAQVGQHIFDQVIGPNGLLNNKTRVLVTNTVHILPKVDNIVLITNGAISETGCCQELVQRQGAFADFLRSHNPDKKEGQDMQGTGVEIIPTGRMTHQRKLGESYKPSTERGGYKPTVGERAGFVAEGEKRLTGRAKASIYLTYLRVAGSLLWAYIVLLFIGQQVASFCQGYWLSLWANDPVCNGTQQHTELRIGVFFFLGFAQAIGKFGSIAAVLLAGTVASRKLFWRLLWDVLRSPMTFFEQTSSGDLLNRFSKEMDAIDSVIPDKLKSLLGFLFNLLEIYVVIVTATPIAVVAIIPLTALYAVFQSFFITTSCQLKRLEAASRSPIYSHISETFQGSSVIRAYKDQQRFILQNDLKVDENHRASFPTTVADRWLATNIEFLGNGIVLFAALLAVMNKTHLSPGIVGFSVSYALQITGVLNWMVRSLAEIDNNIVSVERVTDYSVTPKEFEVLFLPLSRLPGLWTIISYMRIGRLKEGLNLKDIACDTGQS, encoded by the exons ATGAGTGGAGCAAACTGGCTGTGTAATACCTCGGAGGATCAGTTTGCTGAGCTGTGG GACTGGAACCTGACATGGTACACGGCTACTCCCAGTTTTACTTCATGTTTTGAGAGCACTGTGCTGGTCTGGATTCCGTGTGTCTACCTTTGGGTCCTTTTCCCCTTCTATCACTTCTACCTTCGGAAAAACTGCAGAGGTTATATCAGGATGTCGGCCATCTTCAAAGCCAAAATG GTTCTTGGCTTCGCCTTGGTATTGTTGTGTATCTCAACTTCATTCTACATTCTTTGGGAAGTAACCCGAAGGATTCCACGAGCACCTGGATTTATCATCGGTCCTCCTTTGCAGGTGGTCACAATG gtcCTGGTGGTATTCCTAACCCAGATGGAAAGACTAAAAGGCGTCCAGTCTTCAGGCATTTTGCTGGCATATTGGTTGCTCTGTTTTCTCTCTGCTATCATTCCCTTTACCTCTAAAATACAACATGCCCTGAAAGGT GGCTTTGGAGAAGAACCCTTCCATCACATTGcctcatacatttatttcaccttGATCCTATCGGAACTGATGCTTTGCTGCTTTGTAGATCAGCCTCCCTTCTTCTCCAAAGTTATTGATGACGCC aACCCGTGTCCCGAAGCTGGAGCCTGTTTTGCTTCCAAAATCACATTTTGGTGGTTTGCTGG ACTGGTCTGGAAGGGATATCGGCAGCCCCTACAAACAGATGATCTGTGGTCACTAACAAAAGAAAATTCCTCTGAAGAGATAGTTGCCAAGATTGAAGATGCATGGAATAAGAATTATGCAAGAGCCAcaca AACTGCAGACTCGATGAAATTTAAGAGAGTGCAAGAAAGTAGCGAAACCATAGAGGAAACCACCATCCTACTTCAGCCGGAATCTAATAAAAGCACATTGCTGCTGAAAGCTTTCTGGACCGTGTTTGGAACATATTTTCTTGTTGGGACTCTCAGTTTAGTCATCGGTGATGTCCTTCTGTTTTTGATCCCAAAGACACTGAG TCTTTTCCTAGATTTCATCACCAATCCAGAAGCTCCTTACTGGAAAGGTTATCTCTATGCCATTGTGATGTTCCTCTTAGCTTGTCTCGAGACTCTCTTTGAACAGCAGTATATGTATATGTGTCTTGTAttgggagtgaggttaaagacgGCCGTTACGGATCTCGTTTATCGGAAG ATCTTAGTCATGTCAAACACAGCCAAGAAAGCAACCACAGAGGGGGAAATTGTAAACTTGGTGTCTGTCGACGTCCAGAAACTAATGGAACTTGTTATCTATTTTAATGGGACTTGGCTTGCTCCCATCCGAATTCTCATCTGCTTCGTCTTCCTTTGGCAG CTCCTGGGGCCATCGGCTTTGACTGCTGTTGCAGTGTTTTCATTCCTCTTGCCACTGAACTTTGCAATCAGCAAGAAGAGAAGCCAGTTCCAG GAAGCTCAGATGAAGTATAAGGACAGTCGTGCAAAACTCACTAGTGCTGTTCTCAGTGACATTAAAATCCTCAAGCTGCACGGCTGGGAGAAGAACTTCATGGGCAAAGTGTTGGGCATCCGGACCCAAGAACTTCAAGCGCTCAGAGCATCACAGCTTctcttctctgtctctcttgcTTCCTTCCACTCCTCGACATTTCTG ATCGCATTCATCATGTTCGCAGTCTACACGTTGGTGGatgagcaaaatgtcttggatgtCCAGAAAGCCTTTGTCTCTCTCGCCCTGATCAACATACTCAACAGGGCTCATTctttccttcccttctccattaatGCTGTCATGCAG GCAAAAATTTCCCTAAAGCGTTTAGCTGCTTTTCTGTGCCTTGAAGAACTGGATCAAACTGAAACAGACTCTGGTTCTTTAGACTGCA TGCTGGATGGTGTTGTTGTAAGGAATGGAACTTTCTGCTGGTGCAGGGAGGGCCCTCCATGCCTTAAAAG GATAAATCTTGCCATACCTCGAGGCAGTCTGTGTGCTGTGGTCGGACAGGTAGGAGCTGGAAAATCCTCACTACTCTCTGCATTACTTGGTGAGCTGCACAAAACTGAAGGCATCCTTGCGATGAAG GGCACAGTAGCATTTGTTCCCCAGAAACCCTGGATACAAAATGCATCAGTGGAAGACAATATCACTTTTGGACAAAAGATGGATCGGAGATGGTACGACAGAGTGGTCAGAGCCTGTGCACTGCAACTGGACCTGGATAGCTTCCCTGCTGGAAGCCAGACAGAAATAGGAGAGAAG GGCATAAATATTTCTGGAGGACAAAAGCAGAGACTCAGCTTGGCTCGAGCAGTTTACAAGAAGGCATCGGTTTACCTTCTGGATGACCCCCTTTCAGCTGTGGATGCTCAGGTTGGCCAGCACATTTTTGACCAGGTCATTGGACCAAATGGCCTATTAAACAACAAG ACTCGTGTTCTGGTGACCAACACCGTCCATATTTTGCCCAAAGTGGACAATATTGTTCTTATAACGAATGGAGCAATCTCTGAAACAGGCTGTTGTCAAGAACTTGTGCAGAGGCAGGGGGCTTTTGCAGACTTCCTCAGGTCACACAACCCAGACAAGAAAGAGGGTCAGGATATGCAAG GTACAGGTGTTGAAATTATCCCCACAGGACGCATGACCCACCAGAGGAAGCTTGGAGA gTCTTACAAGCCTTCGACTGAGAGAGGCGGTTACAAGCCAACagttggagaaagggcaggatttgTGGCCGAAGGCGAAAAACGGCTAACTGGGAGG gcTAAGGCTTCCATCTACCTGACCTACCTGAGAGTGGCGGGCTCTCTCCTCTGGGCCTACATTGTGCTTTTGTTCATCGGCCAGCAAGTCGCCTCGTTTTGCCAAGGGTACTGGCTCAGCCTGTGGGCCAACGACCCCGTTTGCAACGGGACACAGCAGCACACTGAGCTCCGCATCGGCGTTTTCTTTTTCCTCGGATTTGCTCAAG CCATTGGAAAGTTCGGATCTATCGCTGCTGTCCTCTTGGCTGGGACAGTCGCATCCCGCAAGCTCTTCTGGCGGCTTCTGTGGGATGTCCTCCGGTCTCCTATGACCTTCTTTGAGCAGACATCCAGCGGTGACCTGCTCAACCGCTTCTCCAAAGAAATGGACGCCATTGATTCTGTCATCCCAGACAAGCTGAAGTCCTTGCTGGGATTCCTGTTTAATCTGCTGGAGATTTACGTTGTGATTGTAACAGCCACGCCTATAGCAGTGGTGGCCATCATTCCTCTGACAGCCTTGTATGCTGTGTTCCAG AGTTTCTTCATCACCACCTCCTGCCAGCTGAAACGCCTGGAAGCTGCCAGCCGTTCACCCATCTACTCCCACATTTCAGAGACCTTCCAAGGGAGCAGCGTCATCCGCGCGTACAAGGACCAGCAACGTTTCATTTTGCAGAATGATCTTAAGGTGGATGAAAACCACAGGGCGTCTTTCCCTACCACGGTAGCTGACAG GTGGCTTGCCACAAACATAGAATTCCTGGGCAACGGCATCGTCCTTTTTGCGGCTTTACTTGCTGTGATGAACAAAACACACCTCAGTCCAGGGATTGTGGGCTTTTCCGTTTCCTATGCTCTTCAG ATTACAGGTGTTTTGAACTGGATGGTGCGGTCCTTGGCAGAAATAGATAACAACATTGTCTCTGTAGAGAGAGTGACCGATTACTCTGTGACACCAAAAGAA TTTGAGGTGCTGTTTCTGCCTCTGTCCAGGCTCCCTGGACTTTGGACAATCATCTCCTACATGAGAATTGGCCGACTGAAGGAAGGATTGAATTTAAAGGATATAGCTTGCGATACCGGCCAGAGTTAG